The Leadbettera azotonutricia ZAS-9 genome has a window encoding:
- a CDS encoding ABC transporter substrate-binding protein, giving the protein MKYFKLQGLAAVLALAVFAGQNLYARAQNDQSGAIPASVIINIGSLYEPTNLSSTEGGGQGVTEAFNGNVYEGLFKLTDEGKVENLLAVNYTKSADGLTYTITLRDGVRFHSGKALSSADVKASFERAVAPGSLSARISSFRIVKSVATPDAKTVVFTLNTPSISFLYNLAYLWILNIDGRDFKTSEDGTGPYVLDRWTRGSSLSIKKWDGYWGTPAKNAGVVFNYFTDASALSNALLSGQIDIITAVQSPDGIAQFENNRKYVINNGASTTKELLAFNDRNPPFNNANVRKAIYSAVNRQKLLSSIWGNYGSLIGSMVPPTDPWYDASLVNANPYDINLAKQLLASGGYPNGFAFTLDTPTYDPHPTVAEFLKSELAAVGITVNINSISADEWYTKVYKERNFAATLQEHVNDRDVVWYGNPDFYWGYSNPEVVRLVSESEQVNTPEEQTQKLLEVNRTIAREAASVWLYLYPQIVISASNVSGYPINGLNSQFYAYNIVKTN; this is encoded by the coding sequence ATGAAGTATTTTAAGTTACAGGGGCTTGCAGCAGTTTTGGCTTTGGCGGTATTTGCCGGGCAGAATCTGTATGCCAGGGCACAGAATGACCAATCCGGGGCAATCCCGGCTTCGGTAATTATCAATATCGGTTCCCTCTACGAACCTACCAATTTATCCAGTACTGAAGGGGGCGGCCAGGGGGTTACGGAAGCGTTTAATGGCAATGTGTACGAAGGCCTTTTTAAACTGACTGATGAGGGAAAAGTCGAAAACCTGTTAGCAGTTAACTATACCAAAAGCGCTGATGGACTTACCTACACCATTACCCTTCGGGACGGGGTGCGGTTTCATTCAGGAAAAGCCTTAAGCTCAGCCGATGTTAAGGCCAGCTTTGAACGGGCTGTCGCACCGGGTTCCCTCTCGGCCCGGATATCCAGCTTCAGGATTGTAAAAAGTGTTGCAACTCCTGATGCAAAGACCGTGGTTTTTACCCTTAACACCCCCTCTATTTCCTTCCTCTATAATCTTGCCTATTTATGGATACTTAATATTGACGGGAGGGATTTTAAAACTTCTGAGGATGGTACCGGCCCTTATGTCCTGGATCGGTGGACCCGGGGCAGTTCCTTAAGCATCAAGAAGTGGGACGGGTATTGGGGTACGCCGGCGAAAAATGCCGGGGTTGTATTCAATTACTTTACCGATGCCAGCGCCCTGAGCAACGCCCTTTTAAGTGGACAGATTGATATCATTACTGCGGTTCAAAGCCCCGATGGGATAGCCCAGTTTGAAAACAACCGCAAGTATGTGATCAATAACGGCGCCTCCACCACAAAGGAACTGCTTGCCTTTAATGATCGCAATCCTCCCTTTAATAACGCAAATGTCCGCAAGGCTATTTATTCCGCCGTTAACCGGCAAAAACTGCTCAGTTCAATTTGGGGGAATTATGGCTCCCTTATCGGTTCCATGGTGCCTCCGACTGATCCCTGGTACGATGCATCTTTGGTGAACGCCAATCCCTACGATATCAATCTGGCGAAACAGCTGCTTGCTTCCGGAGGCTATCCCAATGGATTTGCTTTTACCCTGGATACTCCAACTTATGATCCTCACCCCACGGTAGCGGAATTCTTAAAGAGCGAACTTGCCGCCGTTGGGATTACGGTGAATATTAATTCCATTTCTGCGGACGAGTGGTACACAAAGGTATATAAGGAGCGGAATTTCGCAGCCACACTGCAGGAGCACGTGAATGATCGTGATGTTGTATGGTATGGGAATCCCGACTTTTATTGGGGATACAGCAACCCTGAGGTAGTGCGGCTGGTGTCCGAATCGGAACAGGTAAACACTCCGGAAGAACAGACCCAAAAACTGCTTGAGGTCAACAGAACTATCGCCCGGGAGGCTGCCAGCGTCTGGCTCTACCTCTACCCGCAGATCGTGATCAGCGCTTCCAATGTTTCAGGGTATCCCATTAATGGGCTTAATTCCCAGTTTTACGCTTACAACATTGTAAAGACTAATTGA
- the adhE gene encoding bifunctional acetaldehyde-CoA/alcohol dehydrogenase, with protein MAETKKYETVNSPETLEKALAGIRAAQKIYAAFTQEQVDRIFFAAACAADRARIKLAKMAVEETGMGIVEDKVIKNHYAAEYIYNAYKNTKTCGIIEEDAAYGIKKIAEPIGLIAAVIPTTNPTSTAIFKTLICLKTRNGIIISPHPRAKGSTNAAARIVLDAAVAAGAPEGLIRWIDEPSLEMTNTVMKEADTILATGGPGMVKSAYSSGKPAIGVGSGNVPAVIDSSADVILAVNSIIHSKTFDNGMICASEQSVIVLDDVYDAVKKEFQARGCHFLSAADTEKVRKTIIINGALNAKIVGQKAHTIAALAGVKVPEATKIIIGEVKSVDISEEFAHEKLSPVLGMYKAKTFGEALDKAEQLIRDGGYGHTASLYLNTVTDKAKIDEFASRMKTCRIIVNTPSSHGGIGDLYNFKLAPSLTLGCGSWGGNSVSENVGVKHLMNIKTVAERRENMLWFRAPEKIYIKKGCLPVALDELKNVLGKKRVYIVTDNFLYKNGYTKAITGKLDEMGIVHETFFDVEPDPTLACAKKGAALMTAFQPDCIIALGGGSAMDAGKIMWVLYEHPEADFQDMAMRFIDIRKRVYTFPKMGEKAYFIAVPTSAGTGSEVTPFAVITDEKIGMKYPLADYELMPDMAIVDADLMMNAPKGLTSASGIDALTHDLEAYASMLATDYTDGLALRSMQMIFKYLPAAYNNGANDAIAREKMANAATMAGMAFANAFLGVCHSMAHKLGAFHHLPHGIANALLINEVLRFNAVEVPPKMGTFSQYDHPHTLARYVEIADFLGLKGKTDGEKLDSLIAAIDKLKSAIGIKKTIKDYNIDEKDFLARLDEMSEQAFDDQCTGANPRYPLIAEIRQMYLNAYYGKGEKA; from the coding sequence ATGGCTGAAACAAAAAAGTACGAGACGGTCAACAGTCCGGAGACGCTGGAAAAGGCTCTGGCGGGTATACGGGCGGCGCAGAAAATCTACGCTGCTTTTACCCAGGAGCAGGTGGACAGGATTTTCTTTGCTGCGGCCTGCGCTGCGGACCGGGCGCGGATCAAGCTGGCAAAGATGGCGGTGGAAGAAACCGGCATGGGCATTGTCGAAGACAAGGTGATTAAAAACCACTATGCGGCGGAATACATATACAATGCTTACAAAAACACCAAAACCTGCGGTATTATCGAAGAGGATGCGGCTTATGGAATCAAGAAGATTGCCGAACCCATTGGGCTTATAGCGGCGGTTATCCCCACTACCAATCCTACCTCCACAGCGATTTTCAAAACCCTCATCTGCCTTAAGACCCGCAATGGGATTATCATTTCCCCCCACCCCAGGGCAAAGGGCAGCACAAATGCGGCGGCCAGGATTGTGCTGGACGCGGCAGTCGCGGCGGGCGCCCCCGAGGGGCTTATACGCTGGATAGACGAGCCGAGCCTCGAAATGACCAATACGGTAATGAAAGAGGCGGATACCATCCTCGCCACCGGAGGGCCGGGCATGGTGAAGTCGGCCTATTCTTCGGGCAAGCCGGCTATCGGCGTTGGTTCAGGCAATGTCCCGGCTGTCATCGATTCAAGTGCCGATGTGATTTTGGCGGTTAATTCAATAATCCATTCCAAGACCTTTGACAACGGCATGATTTGCGCATCGGAACAATCGGTAATTGTGCTGGACGATGTGTATGACGCGGTGAAAAAAGAATTCCAGGCCCGGGGCTGCCATTTCCTCAGTGCGGCGGATACAGAAAAAGTGCGGAAGACCATTATCATTAATGGCGCGCTTAATGCCAAAATCGTAGGGCAGAAGGCCCACACTATAGCGGCTCTTGCAGGGGTGAAAGTCCCGGAAGCTACAAAAATAATTATCGGCGAAGTTAAAAGTGTTGATATCAGCGAGGAATTTGCCCACGAAAAACTTTCGCCTGTGCTGGGCATGTACAAGGCCAAGACATTCGGCGAAGCCCTGGACAAGGCTGAACAGCTTATCCGCGACGGCGGTTACGGCCATACCGCATCCCTTTACCTTAACACGGTTACCGATAAAGCCAAGATCGATGAATTTGCTTCCCGCATGAAGACCTGCCGCATCATTGTGAATACCCCGTCTTCCCACGGCGGTATCGGGGATCTGTACAACTTCAAGCTTGCGCCGTCCCTTACCCTGGGATGCGGTTCATGGGGCGGGAACTCGGTTTCCGAAAATGTGGGAGTAAAACACTTAATGAACATTAAAACTGTTGCTGAAAGGAGGGAGAACATGCTCTGGTTCAGGGCTCCTGAAAAGATCTATATAAAGAAAGGCTGCCTCCCGGTTGCCCTGGATGAACTTAAAAATGTGCTGGGCAAAAAACGGGTATATATCGTTACCGATAACTTCCTCTACAAAAACGGATACACCAAAGCCATCACCGGCAAGCTCGACGAAATGGGAATCGTCCACGAGACCTTCTTTGACGTGGAGCCTGACCCGACTCTGGCCTGCGCGAAGAAAGGCGCCGCCCTGATGACGGCATTCCAGCCTGACTGCATTATCGCCCTGGGCGGCGGTTCCGCCATGGACGCCGGCAAAATCATGTGGGTCCTCTACGAACACCCCGAAGCCGACTTCCAGGATATGGCCATGCGCTTTATCGACATACGCAAGCGTGTCTACACCTTCCCCAAAATGGGCGAAAAAGCCTACTTTATCGCGGTTCCTACTTCGGCGGGGACGGGCAGCGAAGTAACGCCTTTTGCGGTTATCACGGATGAAAAAATCGGCATGAAGTACCCTCTGGCGGATTATGAACTCATGCCGGATATGGCAATTGTAGATGCGGACTTGATGATGAACGCGCCCAAGGGGCTCACCAGCGCATCGGGAATCGACGCGCTCACCCACGACCTGGAGGCTTATGCTTCCATGCTTGCCACGGATTATACCGACGGGCTGGCCCTCAGGTCCATGCAGATGATCTTCAAATATCTGCCCGCGGCGTACAATAATGGCGCCAACGATGCTATTGCCCGTGAAAAGATGGCTAACGCTGCAACCATGGCGGGTATGGCTTTTGCCAACGCATTCCTCGGCGTGTGCCATTCCATGGCGCATAAGCTCGGGGCTTTTCATCATCTTCCCCACGGTATTGCAAATGCCCTTTTGATAAACGAGGTGCTGCGCTTTAACGCTGTGGAAGTACCGCCCAAGATGGGGACTTTTTCCCAGTACGATCACCCCCATACCCTGGCCCGCTATGTTGAGATCGCCGACTTCCTTGGCCTTAAAGGAAAAACTGATGGGGAAAAACTTGACAGTCTTATTGCGGCAATTGATAAGCTTAAATCCGCGATAGGAATCAAAAAGACAATTAAGGATTACAACATCGACGAAAAAGATTTTCTTGCCCGCCTGGACGAAATGAGCGAGCAGGCTTTTGACGATCAATGCACTGGCGCTAACCCGCGCTATCCTTTAATTGCAGAAATCAGGCAGATGTACCTTAACGCCTATTACGGGAAAGGGGAGAAAGCATGA
- a CDS encoding phosphotransferase family protein yields MKLEKIIAVRTDKTIYLDGNKVVKVMGPSYPASDVLSEALNLACVNETPLKTPKLLEVTQVDGKWAIVWEYIKGKTLAEIMDKDKANFEKNMSRFVDIQLEMHRYKTTRLPLLTEKLQRKIGACGLDASSRYELSTRLASLPKHTKLCHGDFNPSNIIITDKDEAYIIDWSHATQGNASADAAQTYLLFWLSGNIDAAGAYLEKFCKKSDTAKQYVQKWVSIISASQLVKAKPAEKEFLLHWANVVEYE; encoded by the coding sequence ATGAAACTTGAAAAAATAATCGCTGTCAGGACCGACAAAACCATCTACCTTGACGGGAACAAGGTTGTCAAAGTGATGGGCCCTTCGTACCCTGCATCGGATGTACTGTCCGAAGCGCTGAACCTGGCTTGTGTGAACGAGACACCCTTAAAAACGCCAAAGCTTCTTGAAGTGACCCAGGTTGACGGGAAGTGGGCCATCGTGTGGGAGTACATCAAAGGCAAAACCCTTGCGGAAATCATGGATAAGGACAAGGCAAATTTCGAAAAAAATATGAGCCGCTTTGTGGACATTCAGCTGGAAATGCACAGGTACAAAACCACGCGGCTGCCTCTTTTGACAGAAAAACTGCAGCGCAAGATAGGCGCCTGCGGCCTTGACGCTTCCTCCCGCTATGAATTGAGCACCAGGCTTGCAAGCCTGCCCAAGCACACAAAACTGTGCCACGGCGACTTTAACCCCAGCAATATCATCATCACCGATAAAGACGAAGCCTATATCATCGACTGGTCACATGCTACCCAGGGGAACGCCTCCGCAGATGCGGCTCAGACCTATCTCCTGTTCTGGCTTTCGGGAAACATTGATGCCGCCGGCGCATACCTGGAAAAATTCTGCAAAAAAAGCGATACCGCAAAACAGTACGTGCAGAAGTGGGTGTCCATTATTTCGGCTTCCCAGTTGGTGAAAGCAAAGCCCGCAGAAAAAGAATTTTTGCTCCATTGGGCAAATGTCGTAGAATACGAGTAA
- a CDS encoding (2Fe-2S) ferredoxin domain-containing protein, giving the protein MKITVCIGSSCHLKGSRQVVEGVQSLIAKHDLKNKVELGGVFCMGKCDTGVSVTVDKAYHSVQPENVEAFFKEAVLKKLA; this is encoded by the coding sequence ATGAAAATAACCGTTTGCATCGGAAGTTCCTGCCACCTAAAAGGTTCGCGGCAGGTGGTTGAGGGAGTGCAATCCCTCATTGCAAAACATGACCTGAAGAACAAGGTTGAATTGGGCGGTGTATTCTGCATGGGCAAATGCGACACCGGTGTTTCCGTTACGGTGGACAAAGCCTATCATTCGGTGCAGCCCGAAAATGTCGAGGCATTTTTTAAAGAAGCTGTCCTGAAAAAACTTGCATAA
- a CDS encoding [Fe-Fe] hydrogenase large subunit C-terminal domain-containing protein: MTEYLNLKAADCKNCYKCIRHCPVKAIQFTGNSAQIIPEECILCGRCFVVCPQNAKEIRNDVSIAEALIGSGAPVYASLAPSFAANYTDESSHALSIEQMETALKELGFAGAEETALGAAIIKRQYDEMVKREDKNIVISTCCHSVNLLVQKYYPEALPYIAPLLSPMQAHSVDLKRRYPGAKTIFIGPCISKKDEADRYGGIVDCVLTFAELSQWFKQKRIDIGKCAPRNTESPVTHTLTRLFPVTGGILRTMAKENPQYTYLAIDGVTNIQRALEDIIKGKLDKCFIEMSACTGSCIGGPSMQNVAATNGIQRNTAPVRDYIAINAYAGSEDDPVFAYDTKTLSKSFPSLAVRKVHLGQNAIDEVLRKIGKTKPEHELNCGCCGYNTCRDKALAVLEGKANLTMCLPYLIEKANSFSDDIIKNTPNAIIVLNESFEVQQINNAACKMLHINEHDILGDQVVRLLDPIPFIEVKDEEENRYNQRTYLADYKKHVEQTIIYDKSYHIIICIMRDITEAADKKEEKTRFNQETIAIADKVIEKQMRTVQEIASLLGETTAETKIALTKLKEGLSGE; this comes from the coding sequence ATGACTGAGTATTTAAATTTAAAAGCGGCGGATTGCAAAAATTGCTATAAGTGCATCAGGCATTGTCCGGTAAAGGCCATTCAATTTACCGGCAATTCGGCGCAGATTATACCGGAAGAATGCATACTTTGCGGCCGCTGCTTTGTGGTATGCCCCCAGAACGCCAAAGAAATCCGGAACGATGTGAGTATTGCCGAGGCCCTTATTGGAAGCGGGGCCCCGGTATACGCAAGCCTGGCGCCCTCGTTTGCAGCCAATTATACTGACGAGTCCAGCCACGCCCTCTCCATTGAACAGATGGAAACAGCCCTAAAGGAATTGGGTTTTGCGGGGGCTGAAGAAACTGCCCTTGGCGCGGCCATTATCAAACGTCAATACGATGAAATGGTCAAGCGGGAGGACAAGAACATCGTTATTTCTACCTGCTGCCATTCGGTAAATCTTTTGGTGCAAAAATACTACCCTGAGGCACTGCCCTATATTGCGCCTCTTCTTTCGCCCATGCAGGCCCACAGTGTGGATCTTAAGCGCCGTTATCCTGGGGCAAAAACAATTTTTATCGGGCCCTGCATTTCCAAAAAGGATGAAGCTGACCGTTATGGCGGTATTGTGGACTGTGTGCTTACTTTTGCCGAGTTATCCCAATGGTTTAAGCAGAAACGCATTGATATTGGCAAATGCGCTCCCAGGAACACAGAAAGCCCGGTTACGCACACCCTTACCCGGCTTTTCCCGGTAACAGGCGGCATACTGCGTACCATGGCGAAAGAAAACCCCCAATACACGTACCTTGCAATAGATGGTGTGACCAATATACAAAGAGCCCTTGAAGACATTATTAAAGGCAAATTGGACAAGTGCTTTATCGAAATGTCCGCCTGTACCGGAAGCTGTATCGGCGGTCCTTCCATGCAGAATGTGGCTGCCACCAACGGGATTCAGCGCAATACCGCGCCTGTACGCGATTATATCGCCATTAATGCCTATGCAGGCAGCGAAGACGATCCGGTATTTGCATATGACACTAAAACGCTCTCGAAAAGCTTCCCTTCGCTTGCGGTACGAAAAGTGCATTTGGGGCAAAACGCCATTGATGAAGTACTGCGGAAAATCGGTAAAACAAAGCCCGAGCACGAATTAAACTGCGGCTGCTGCGGGTACAATACCTGCCGCGACAAGGCTCTTGCGGTGCTCGAAGGGAAAGCAAACCTTACCATGTGCCTGCCCTACCTCATCGAGAAGGCAAACTCATTTTCCGACGATATCATTAAAAATACGCCCAATGCCATAATAGTACTGAACGAAAGTTTTGAAGTGCAGCAGATAAATAACGCTGCCTGCAAAATGCTCCACATCAACGAGCATGATATACTTGGCGATCAGGTTGTTCGCCTCCTTGATCCTATCCCGTTCATCGAAGTGAAAGACGAAGAAGAAAACCGCTACAACCAGCGCACCTATCTTGCCGATTATAAAAAGCATGTGGAGCAGACCATAATTTATGATAAAAGCTACCATATTATCATCTGTATTATGAGGGATATTACCGAGGCAGCGGATAAAAAAGAAGAAAAAACCAGGTTCAATCAGGAGACTATCGCCATTGCCGATAAAGTGATAGAAAAACAAATGCGCACAGTCCAGGAAATCGCATCCCTGTTGGGCGAAACTACAGCGGAAACAAAAATAGCCCTGACCAAGCTGAAAGAAGGCTTGTCAGGTGAATGA
- a CDS encoding monomeric [FeFe] hydrogenase: MAHYNNNAVLIKRQLLVSIIKLLLEDKLEDEVDRIPYEMTKGADYESIRCCVYHDRSILKTRILARLGFSIEDYIEDGSSLVPQVRKALKRKKIEGPILTVLDEACNACIKTQYLITDACQGCLARPCTMNCPKKAISFSRNRADIDKAKCINCGICLQACPYHAIIKIPVPCEEACPVDAIAKDNDGKERIDFTKCVFCGNCIRTCPFGAMMDKSQIVDVINAMKSGKKLSAMIAPAIAGQFRATLEKLVGALKQAGFDEVYEVALGADITARKEAEEFAERMERDESFMTTSCCPSYIEMVKKHLPDLKSHVSNTRTPMHYTAEIAKKDHPDYGRVFIGPCLAKRKEGIDDPLIDYVLTAEEIGALFTAMDINVMEAEDGIAAGGNARKEGRSFPWSGGVAEAVKLNLKAISQFKSVPASGRGKNDSKTVLVDVMSSFEPVRIDGFTKEGVQTLKDWSLGYNTGTILEVMACPGGCISGPMVIANPKIALNQVKKLAEEGSHE; the protein is encoded by the coding sequence ATGGCACATTACAATAACAACGCCGTCCTCATAAAGCGTCAGCTTTTGGTTTCTATAATCAAATTGCTGCTTGAAGATAAACTGGAAGATGAGGTTGATCGTATTCCCTATGAGATGACCAAGGGAGCGGATTACGAATCCATCCGCTGCTGCGTATACCACGACCGCAGCATTTTAAAAACCCGCATTTTGGCGCGGCTTGGTTTTTCCATCGAGGATTATATTGAAGACGGAAGCTCCCTTGTTCCCCAGGTCCGAAAGGCGCTAAAACGCAAAAAAATCGAAGGGCCTATACTCACGGTTTTGGATGAGGCCTGCAATGCCTGCATTAAAACCCAGTACCTCATAACTGACGCCTGCCAGGGTTGCCTGGCGAGGCCGTGTACTATGAACTGCCCCAAAAAGGCTATTTCTTTTAGCCGGAACAGGGCGGATATTGACAAGGCAAAGTGCATTAACTGCGGCATTTGCCTTCAAGCCTGTCCGTATCACGCGATTATCAAAATTCCGGTCCCTTGCGAAGAAGCATGCCCTGTGGACGCTATTGCCAAAGATAATGACGGCAAAGAACGGATCGACTTTACCAAATGTGTTTTTTGCGGGAATTGCATACGCACTTGCCCCTTTGGCGCCATGATGGATAAATCGCAAATTGTGGACGTGATAAATGCAATGAAATCAGGGAAAAAACTATCCGCCATGATTGCCCCCGCAATAGCAGGGCAGTTCCGCGCTACCCTCGAAAAACTTGTAGGCGCCCTTAAGCAGGCAGGTTTTGACGAAGTCTACGAAGTTGCCCTGGGCGCTGATATAACAGCCCGGAAGGAGGCGGAAGAATTCGCCGAGCGTATGGAAAGGGACGAATCCTTTATGACCACCAGCTGCTGCCCTTCGTATATTGAAATGGTAAAAAAGCATCTCCCTGATCTTAAAAGCCACGTTTCGAACACCCGCACTCCCATGCACTACACTGCGGAAATCGCCAAAAAAGATCATCCCGATTATGGGCGGGTTTTTATCGGCCCTTGCCTTGCAAAACGCAAAGAGGGCATTGATGATCCCCTGATTGATTATGTTCTGACTGCCGAAGAAATCGGCGCTCTTTTTACTGCCATGGATATTAATGTTATGGAAGCAGAGGATGGAATAGCTGCAGGGGGCAATGCGAGAAAGGAAGGCCGCAGTTTCCCCTGGTCCGGAGGGGTCGCGGAAGCGGTCAAGCTGAATCTGAAGGCTATTTCCCAATTTAAGTCAGTTCCTGCTTCCGGCAGGGGCAAGAACGATTCAAAGACAGTTTTGGTTGATGTAATGTCGTCTTTTGAGCCTGTCAGGATAGATGGTTTTACAAAAGAAGGCGTCCAAACCCTTAAAGACTGGTCGTTAGGGTATAATACAGGCACTATCCTTGAAGTAATGGCCTGCCCCGGAGGATGTATATCGGGCCCTATGGTTATCGCAAATCCGAAAATTGCATTGAACCAGGTGAAAAAACTTGCCGAAGAAGGCAGTCATGAATGA
- a CDS encoding SpoIIE family protein phosphatase, with amino-acid sequence MNERIDNSLNELCTDVGFVNVNKHGEQLCGDHVEVIPDDKLTVMVLADGLGSGVKANILSTLTSKIISTMIANSLPIEECVNTIASTLPLCKERQIAYSTFTIVRISNNMEAEIIQYDNPWVILLRNGKNFDYPKTAEFVADKGEAIFSKGVINKKVIYKTKIRLQENDTFIAMSDGAIHAGIGKSLNFGWQRDDIIKYMEEIYQSDYSAKTTSSLLLSKCVELYGGEPGDDTTISTVKIRRRRPINLLIGPPANPQDVMKMMALFFAKEGKHIVCGGTTSTLAAEFLRKSLNTGLPNYVDPDIPPTAAIDGVDLVTEGVITMSRVLEYARDYLKDNDDYFHWKTSEDGASQIAQLLFEEATDINFYVGRAMNAAHQNPDLPIGFSIKMHIIDELSTCLKAMGKQIKVSYF; translated from the coding sequence ATGAATGAGCGAATTGACAATAGCTTAAACGAACTCTGTACTGACGTAGGATTTGTCAATGTAAACAAACACGGCGAGCAACTCTGCGGCGATCATGTCGAAGTGATCCCCGATGACAAACTTACCGTCATGGTTCTGGCTGACGGGCTTGGAAGCGGAGTAAAGGCGAATATCCTTTCGACATTGACCTCAAAAATAATTTCCACCATGATAGCCAATTCGCTCCCCATAGAAGAATGCGTTAACACTATTGCTTCTACATTACCCCTTTGCAAAGAAAGGCAAATAGCTTATTCAACCTTTACCATAGTGAGGATAAGCAATAACATGGAAGCTGAAATTATCCAGTACGACAATCCCTGGGTAATTCTTTTGCGGAACGGCAAGAATTTTGATTATCCCAAAACTGCGGAATTTGTTGCAGATAAGGGAGAAGCAATTTTCAGCAAGGGAGTTATCAACAAAAAAGTTATTTATAAAACCAAAATCCGCCTCCAGGAAAATGATACATTTATTGCCATGAGCGATGGGGCTATACACGCCGGCATTGGTAAAAGCCTCAATTTCGGCTGGCAGCGGGATGACATCATTAAATACATGGAAGAAATTTACCAGAGCGATTATTCTGCAAAAACTACCAGTTCTTTGCTTTTAAGCAAGTGTGTTGAGCTTTATGGCGGCGAACCCGGGGATGATACTACAATAAGCACCGTAAAGATACGCCGCCGCAGGCCCATCAATTTGTTGATCGGCCCTCCCGCGAATCCCCAGGATGTTATGAAAATGATGGCCCTCTTTTTTGCCAAAGAAGGGAAGCACATTGTCTGCGGCGGCACTACTTCAACTCTGGCAGCGGAATTCCTGCGCAAGTCTTTGAATACCGGCCTTCCCAATTATGTTGATCCTGACATTCCGCCTACTGCCGCCATTGACGGGGTTGATCTTGTAACCGAAGGTGTCATCACCATGAGCCGGGTGCTCGAATATGCCAGGGACTATCTAAAAGACAATGATGATTATTTTCACTGGAAAACAAGCGAAGACGGAGCATCCCAAATCGCGCAATTGCTGTTTGAAGAAGCCACGGATATTAATTTTTATGTAGGCCGGGCAATGAATGCTGCCCATCAGAATCCGGATTTGCCTATAGGCTTTAGCATCAAAATGCATATAATTGATGAACTCTCAACTTGTTTAAAAGCAATGGGAAAACAGATTAAGGTTAGTTACTTTTAA
- a CDS encoding (2Fe-2S) ferredoxin domain-containing protein — MMVELCVCIGSSCHIKGSFGVIQAFKQHIEEKSLQDKINFKSSFCMKQCSNAGVAVSVDNVIHQVSPDKAGEFFTAQVMPKV, encoded by the coding sequence ATGATGGTAGAATTATGTGTATGTATAGGCAGCTCCTGCCATATCAAGGGTTCTTTTGGGGTGATACAGGCTTTTAAGCAGCATATTGAAGAAAAAAGCCTCCAGGACAAAATCAACTTTAAATCAAGTTTCTGCATGAAACAGTGCAGCAATGCGGGAGTGGCGGTATCAGTGGACAATGTTATCCATCAGGTAAGCCCGGACAAAGCAGGGGAATTTTTTACCGCACAGGTAATGCCAAAGGTCTAG
- a CDS encoding redox-sensing transcriptional repressor Rex yields the protein MVKPRVPAAPSVRRLPSYLHVINNLPVEGEYISGTFIAEELNLDSIQVRKDLAITGVTGKPKKGYRIEALRDAIENFLGWDKGFDAVLVGVGNLGSALMGYSELVRHGLHIIAAFDNNPRMVGKRVHGIPILNTKTMDIQLRTLGAKIAILSVPAEAAQETADVLIRAGITGLWNFTNVKLKTPEGIIVQKEDISSGYAMLCVRMKE from the coding sequence GTGGTGAAACCGAGAGTACCCGCTGCCCCATCGGTACGAAGGCTGCCGTCTTATCTTCATGTTATTAACAACCTTCCCGTGGAAGGGGAATACATTTCAGGTACGTTTATAGCGGAAGAGCTTAATCTTGACTCCATCCAGGTGCGCAAGGATCTAGCCATCACCGGGGTCACAGGCAAGCCAAAAAAGGGCTACCGTATCGAGGCTTTGCGGGACGCAATAGAAAATTTCTTGGGCTGGGACAAGGGTTTCGATGCGGTGCTGGTAGGAGTCGGTAACCTTGGTTCGGCATTGATGGGGTACAGCGAACTTGTCCGTCACGGCCTTCACATTATTGCGGCTTTTGACAATAATCCCAGGATGGTAGGGAAGAGGGTGCATGGCATACCCATACTCAACACCAAAACCATGGATATCCAGCTTCGAACCCTCGGTGCCAAAATAGCTATCCTCTCTGTTCCTGCGGAAGCGGCCCAGGAAACAGCCGATGTTCTGATTCGGGCGGGCATCACGGGGCTTTGGAATTTTACAAACGTTAAGCTCAAAACGCCCGAGGGTATTATTGTTCAAAAAGAAGATATATCATCAGGGTATGCAATGCTTTGCGTTCGCATGAAGGAGTAA